A DNA window from Leopardus geoffroyi isolate Oge1 chromosome A1, O.geoffroyi_Oge1_pat1.0, whole genome shotgun sequence contains the following coding sequences:
- the GJA3 gene encoding gap junction alpha-3 protein has translation MGDWSFLGRLLENAQEHSTVIGKVWLTVLFIFRILVLGAAAEEVWGDEQSDFTCNTQQPGCENVCYDKAFPISHIRFWVLQIIFVSTPTLIYLGHVLHIVRMEEKKKEREEELLKADGPHPGPAARCGPGGHGQKDRPPVRDDRGRIRIAGALLRTYVFNIIFKTLFEVGFIAGQYFLYGFELKPLYRCDRWPCPNTVDCFISRPTEKTIFIIFMLAVACVSLLLNMLEIYHLGWKKLKQGMTNHYRSDSPESRLGAAKPGGVGPLPLPSPSALPAVTIGFPPYYTHSASSLGPATAAGYPGAPPPATDLGTAAPSEAREKARPARFHNGNHHLLAAEQNWANQEAEQQTAGRKASPPGSASASLSPAGSTGQLAQDAGAGGSAPGPLADGTGSSLGDDGKSAGTPDLDGEQAGSPEGEMLAPPLPPADPGRLSKASKSSGGRARPNDLAI, from the coding sequence ATGGGCGACTGGAGCTTTCTGGGGAGACTATTAGAGAACGCGCAGGAGCACTCCACGGTCATTGGCAAGGTTTGGCTGACGGTCCTGTTCATCTTCAGGATCCTGGTGCTGGGCGCCGCGGCGGAGGAGGTCTGGGGGGACGAGCAGTCGGACTTCACGTGTAACACGCAGCAGCCCGGCTGCGAGAACGTCTGCTACGACAAGGCCTTCCCCATCTCCCACATCCGCTTCTGGGTGCTGCAGATCATCTTCGTGTCCACGCCCACGCTCATCTACCTGGGCCACGTGCTGCACATCGTGCGcatggaagagaagaagaaggagcgCGAGGAGGAGCTGCTGAAGGCCGACGGCCCGCACCCCGGGCCGGCCGCGCGCTGCGGGCCCGGCGGCCACGGCCAGAAGGACCGGCCGCCGGTGCGCGATGACCGGGGCCGGATCCGCATCGCCGGCGCCCTGCTGCGGACCTATGTCTTCAACATCATCTTTAAGACGCTCTTTGAAGTGGGCTTCATCGCCGGCCAGTACTTTCTGTACGGCTTCGAGCTGAAGCCCCTCTACCGCTGTGACCGGTGGCCCTGCCCCAACACGGTGGACTGCTTCATCTCCAGGCCCACGGAGAAGACCATATTCATCATCTTCATGCTGGCAGTGGCCTGCGTGTCGCTGCTACTCAACATGCTGGAGATCTACCACCTGGGCTGGAAGAAGCTCAAACAGGGGATGACCAATCACTACCGCTCAGACTCCCCCGAATCCAGGCTGGGGGCCGCAAAGCCTGGCGGCGTGGGCCCGCTGCCGCTCCCCTCCCCGTCCGCCCTGCCCGCGGTCACCATCGGATTCCCGCCTTACTACACccactctgcctcttccctgggaCCGGCCACCGCCGCGGGCTACCCCGGGGCCCCTCCGCCGGCGACCGACCTCGGCACGGCCGCCCCGTCTGAGGCGCGCGAGAAGGCTCGCCCTGCCAGATTCCACAACGGCAACCACCACCTGCTAGCGGCAGAGCAGAACTGGGCCAACCAGGAGGCCGAGCAGCAGACGGCCGGGAGAAAGGCCTCGCCGCCGGGGTCCGCTTCTGCCTCCCTGAGCCCTGCGGGCAGCACCGGGCAGCTGGCTCAGGACGCGGGCGCGGGCGGCAGCGCCCCCGGCCCGTTGGCGGACGGGACCGGCAGCAGCCTGGGCGACGACGGCAAATCGGCGGGGACCCCCGACCTGGACGGGGAGCAGGCGGGGAGCCCCGAGGGGGAGATGCTCGCGCCTCCTCTGCCCCCCGCAGACCCCGGGCGGTTGAGCAAGGCCAGTAAGTCCAGCGGCGGCCGGGCCAGACCGAATGACTTGGCCATCTAG